The Neovison vison isolate M4711 chromosome 5, ASM_NN_V1, whole genome shotgun sequence genome includes a region encoding these proteins:
- the TEX30 gene encoding testis-expressed protein 30 isoform X1 yields MSHTEVKLKIPFGNKLLDAVCLVPNKSLTYGIILTHGASGDMNLPHLMSLASHLASHGFFCLRFTCKGLNIVHRIKAYKSVLNYLKTSGEYKLAGVFLGGRSMGSRAAASVICHIEPDDADDFVRGLICISYPLHHPKQQHKLRDEDLYRIKDPVLFVSGSADEMCEKNLLEKVAQKMQAPNKIHWIEKANHSMAVKGRSTNDVFKEINTQILFWIQEITEMDKR; encoded by the exons ATGAGTCATACAGAG gttaaattaaaaataccttttgGAAATAAATTACTAGATGCTGTTTGTTTGGTACCTAACAAGAGCTTAACATATGGAATAATTCTTACACATGGAGCGTCAGGAGATATGAACCTTCCTCATTTGATGTCACTGGCATCCCATCTTGCATCTCATGGGTTTTTTTGCCTGAGATTTACCTGTAAAGGCCTTAATATTGTACATAGAATTAAGGCATATAAATCAGTTTTG AATTACCTAAAGACCTCAGGAGAATACAAACTGGCAGGTGTTTTCCTTGGTG gTCGTTCAATGGGCTCAAGAGCAGCTGCTTCTGTAATATGCCATATTGAGCCAGATGATGCTGATGATTTTGTTCGAGGTCTCATTTGTATTTCTTACCCACTGCACCATCCAAAGCAGCAACATAAACTTAGAGATGAAGATCTCTATCGTATAAAAGATCCTGTATTGTTTGTGTCAGGCTCAGCGGATGAAATGTGTGAAAAG aacttGTTGGAGAAAGTGGCACAGAAAATGCAAGCTCCCAATAAAATCCACTGGATTGAGAAGGCAAATCATTCCATGGCAGTGAAAGGACGATCAACAaatgatgttttcaaagaaataaatacacagattTTGTTTTGGATCCAGGaaatcactgaaatggacaaGAGATAA
- the TEX30 gene encoding testis-expressed protein 30 isoform X2 produces MNLPHLMSLASHLASHGFFCLRFTCKGLNIVHRIKAYKSVLNYLKTSGEYKLAGVFLGGRSMGSRAAASVICHIEPDDADDFVRGLICISYPLHHPKQQHKLRDEDLYRIKDPVLFVSGSADEMCEKNLLEKVAQKMQAPNKIHWIEKANHSMAVKGRSTNDVFKEINTQILFWIQEITEMDKR; encoded by the exons ATGAACCTTCCTCATTTGATGTCACTGGCATCCCATCTTGCATCTCATGGGTTTTTTTGCCTGAGATTTACCTGTAAAGGCCTTAATATTGTACATAGAATTAAGGCATATAAATCAGTTTTG AATTACCTAAAGACCTCAGGAGAATACAAACTGGCAGGTGTTTTCCTTGGTG gTCGTTCAATGGGCTCAAGAGCAGCTGCTTCTGTAATATGCCATATTGAGCCAGATGATGCTGATGATTTTGTTCGAGGTCTCATTTGTATTTCTTACCCACTGCACCATCCAAAGCAGCAACATAAACTTAGAGATGAAGATCTCTATCGTATAAAAGATCCTGTATTGTTTGTGTCAGGCTCAGCGGATGAAATGTGTGAAAAG aacttGTTGGAGAAAGTGGCACAGAAAATGCAAGCTCCCAATAAAATCCACTGGATTGAGAAGGCAAATCATTCCATGGCAGTGAAAGGACGATCAACAaatgatgttttcaaagaaataaatacacagattTTGTTTTGGATCCAGGaaatcactgaaatggacaaGAGATAA